A part of Leifsonia williamsii genomic DNA contains:
- a CDS encoding HNH endonuclease signature motif containing protein — protein sequence MDSTHDASANFRTPDRWNSVVVPERVAQRALTNVDKQPNGCWISRYSVSTHGYAQIGWSLPKEERRTAARNAMVLAHRAAWTAIHGQVPLGMTIDHICKERRCVNPDHLRLLPNFENARRTNGHDWPMGVCANGHPNTQLRPVSATAKAGGRRGGLGCADCYRLYHLRHNWRRRNPGAPLPDHLLLAIEKVAG from the coding sequence ATGGATTCTACCCACGACGCCTCAGCGAACTTCCGCACCCCCGACCGGTGGAACTCCGTCGTCGTCCCTGAGCGAGTAGCGCAGCGGGCCCTGACCAACGTCGACAAGCAGCCGAACGGATGCTGGATCAGCCGATACTCGGTGTCCACTCACGGCTACGCGCAGATCGGCTGGTCGCTCCCGAAGGAGGAGCGGCGAACGGCTGCTCGGAACGCGATGGTGTTGGCGCACCGTGCGGCATGGACTGCTATTCACGGCCAGGTTCCGCTCGGAATGACTATCGACCACATCTGCAAAGAGCGGCGGTGCGTCAACCCCGATCACCTGCGCCTGCTCCCGAACTTCGAGAACGCTCGTCGCACGAACGGTCACGACTGGCCGATGGGGGTTTGCGCGAACGGACACCCGAACACCCAACTCCGGCCGGTGAGCGCTACGGCCAAGGCCGGAGGCAGGCGAGGCGGTCTGGGGTGCGCCGACTGCTACCGGCTCTACCACCTACGGCATAACTGGCGGCGCCGAAACCCAGGTGCGCCTCTGCCTGACCACCTGTTGCTCGCGATCGAAAAGGTGGCCGGCTGA
- a CDS encoding HNH endonuclease, whose protein sequence is MPRAPRKCPTPGCENRITNQRYCYEHTPINWAYGTDRTNTPLHREWRAAVLQRCGGRCEIRGPKCTGKATEADHITPVAEGGTYTLSNGQGACTTCHAAKTKQEAARGRTRAFTGTPRTTTQRTSTQASTPHPRGPSTGR, encoded by the coding sequence ATGCCCCGGGCCCCCCGCAAATGCCCCACCCCAGGCTGCGAGAACCGCATCACCAATCAGCGGTACTGCTACGAACACACCCCCATCAACTGGGCATACGGCACAGACCGCACCAACACCCCACTCCACCGCGAGTGGAGAGCAGCGGTACTCCAACGATGCGGCGGACGCTGCGAGATACGCGGACCGAAGTGCACAGGCAAAGCCACCGAAGCAGACCACATCACACCCGTGGCTGAAGGCGGCACCTACACCCTCAGCAACGGCCAGGGGGCCTGCACCACCTGCCACGCAGCCAAGACCAAACAAGAAGCAGCACGAGGCCGGACGCGAGCCTTCACGGGCACACCACGAACAACAACACAACGAACAAGCACCCAGGCCTCCACCCCCCACCCCCGGGGCCCGTCGACAGGGCGATGA
- a CDS encoding DUF7341 domain-containing protein — translation MSETDPLLAAVEALTKPQKRRQEQDIISRYVTTDDDGIETVTEHVVGTQKVTVELPPLLDMLDDAIQSSMGGSTKGAALASESAVLNVHALYEAMKISSAVRDWCRMAGVLDRKHTRENLEAWNASVYVRDLDEEHAAFFAAVMQKWAASIRTMLDPWREKDLPNPCPVCHAEEWWDASEDKPGEPRRRLPPMEGIRRGRPRPLLIRYKRDDPEMIEKGHAICRACGAEFGLRELQFELEQAEATTRQEGMTTV, via the coding sequence ATGTCTGAGACTGATCCGCTCCTCGCAGCAGTCGAAGCACTCACGAAACCCCAGAAGCGTCGCCAGGAACAGGACATCATCAGCCGCTACGTCACCACCGATGACGACGGCATCGAGACGGTCACGGAGCATGTCGTAGGAACGCAGAAGGTGACCGTGGAACTGCCCCCGCTTCTCGACATGCTCGACGACGCTATCCAGTCAAGCATGGGCGGCAGCACGAAGGGAGCCGCGCTCGCCTCCGAATCAGCTGTCCTCAATGTGCACGCCCTCTACGAGGCCATGAAGATCTCGTCAGCAGTACGCGACTGGTGCCGGATGGCCGGCGTCCTCGACCGAAAGCACACCAGAGAGAACCTCGAAGCATGGAACGCATCGGTGTACGTGCGCGACCTTGACGAGGAGCATGCGGCGTTCTTCGCCGCAGTCATGCAGAAGTGGGCAGCCAGCATCCGGACCATGCTCGACCCGTGGCGGGAGAAGGACCTTCCCAACCCGTGCCCGGTCTGCCATGCGGAGGAGTGGTGGGACGCCAGCGAGGACAAGCCCGGAGAGCCGCGACGGCGCCTGCCCCCGATGGAAGGTATTCGCCGCGGCCGTCCCAGACCGCTGCTGATTCGGTACAAGCGGGATGACCCGGAGATGATCGAGAAGGGGCACGCAATCTGCCGAGCATGCGGCGCAGAGTTTGGCCTCAGAGAGCTGCAGTTCGAACTCGAACAAGCCGAAGCAACGACACGTCAGGAGGGAATGACAACGGTGTAA
- a CDS encoding recombinase RecT yields the protein MTDLTAAAVAVKKNPTMKDLVEQQLPAIERQLGGAMNSDAFVRAVLSEITKQPKLMSADPKTVLGGVMLAAQLRLEIGSGLGEFYLTPRKDHGRDICLPIIGFQGMVKLALRSEFVTNVQAFLVREGDDFTYGANSDRGMFYDWTPRDFEETRPWVGVVATARMRTGGTTWVYLTRDQIMARRPSYWQKGPWETHEDEMAKKTAVRALAKYLPKSTDLGRALEADEQKVQQVKGLDEVEITRIDDDPETIIVNETGADQ from the coding sequence ATGACCGACCTCACGGCCGCCGCTGTCGCGGTCAAGAAGAACCCGACGATGAAGGATCTCGTCGAGCAGCAACTCCCCGCGATCGAGCGACAGCTCGGCGGCGCGATGAACTCGGATGCGTTCGTCCGCGCTGTCCTGTCGGAGATCACGAAGCAGCCGAAGCTGATGTCCGCCGACCCGAAGACCGTCCTCGGCGGCGTCATGCTCGCCGCACAGCTCCGGTTGGAGATCGGCTCCGGGCTCGGGGAGTTCTACCTCACTCCCCGCAAGGACCACGGCCGCGACATCTGCCTCCCCATCATCGGCTTCCAAGGCATGGTGAAACTCGCTCTCCGCTCGGAGTTCGTCACCAACGTGCAAGCGTTCCTCGTCCGCGAAGGCGACGACTTCACCTACGGCGCCAACTCCGACCGCGGGATGTTCTACGACTGGACACCCCGCGACTTCGAGGAGACCCGCCCCTGGGTCGGTGTCGTCGCCACGGCCCGCATGAGAACCGGCGGCACCACATGGGTGTACCTCACCCGCGACCAGATCATGGCCCGCCGGCCCTCGTACTGGCAGAAGGGCCCGTGGGAAACCCACGAGGACGAGATGGCGAAGAAGACCGCCGTCCGCGCCCTCGCGAAGTATCTCCCGAAGTCCACCGACCTCGGCCGTGCCCTCGAAGCCGACGAGCAGAAGGTGCAGCAGGTAAAGGGGCTCGACGAGGTCGAGATCACCCGCATCGACGACGATCCGGAAACGATCATCGTCAACGAGACGGGGGCGGACCAGTGA
- a CDS encoding WhiB family transcriptional regulator, whose protein sequence is MIDQFPPTNTLPRMYQEPADTREDDPLAWQADALCAQTDPEAFFPEKGEPTKAAKRICAACPAAAQCLQYAIDNHITHGLWGGVAPKQRRHMDRSAA, encoded by the coding sequence GTGATCGACCAGTTCCCACCCACCAACACCCTGCCCCGCATGTACCAGGAGCCGGCTGACACGCGTGAGGATGACCCGCTCGCATGGCAGGCCGACGCCCTCTGCGCGCAGACCGATCCGGAGGCGTTCTTCCCGGAGAAAGGCGAGCCAACCAAGGCAGCGAAGCGCATCTGCGCAGCCTGCCCGGCCGCAGCCCAATGCCTCCAGTACGCCATCGACAACCACATCACCCACGGGCTCTGGGGAGGTGTCGCACCCAAGCAGCGACGTCACATGGACAGGAGCGCCGCATGA
- a CDS encoding single-stranded DNA-binding protein: protein MTSIAFTGNLTETPILRYTQAGKAVANLNVAVNRKRGESEETDFHRVTVWGEMAEHVAQFDKGTRVMVIGRLTSRQYETQAGEKRTGWEVTADAIGPDLRFATAVVAKTASRPTSAPQTPESSVWDDPAPSFNDSTPF from the coding sequence ATGACGAGCATCGCATTCACAGGCAACCTCACCGAGACTCCGATCCTCAGGTACACGCAGGCGGGGAAGGCGGTCGCGAACCTCAACGTCGCCGTGAACCGGAAGCGTGGCGAGTCAGAGGAGACCGACTTCCACCGTGTGACCGTGTGGGGGGAGATGGCTGAACACGTCGCCCAGTTCGACAAGGGCACCCGTGTGATGGTCATCGGCCGGCTCACATCCCGGCAGTACGAGACGCAGGCGGGGGAGAAGCGCACGGGGTGGGAGGTCACCGCCGACGCGATCGGACCGGACCTCAGGTTCGCCACCGCAGTGGTCGCGAAGACCGCCTCACGGCCCACCAGTGCCCCGCAGACGCCCGAATCGAGCGTCTGGGATGACCCGGCTCCGTCGTTCAACGACTCGACCCCGTTCTAG
- a CDS encoding DUF7455 domain-containing protein, producing MTDTAAPKPLPAPPEDPHEPGTYRVLHDGDTCDHASCPAIAYVRVHMYRDGDKDELAGTLHWCAHHWHEVRERIWTMALDGKCGIIDETEWIA from the coding sequence ATGACCGACACAGCAGCACCCAAACCGCTCCCCGCGCCACCCGAAGACCCGCACGAACCAGGCACATACCGTGTCCTCCACGACGGCGACACCTGCGACCACGCATCCTGCCCCGCCATCGCATACGTCCGAGTCCACATGTACCGGGACGGCGACAAAGACGAACTGGCCGGCACGCTGCACTGGTGCGCACACCACTGGCACGAAGTACGCGAACGCATCTGGACAATGGCACTCGACGGCAAGTGCGGCATCATCGACGAAACCGAATGGATCGCCTAA